A stretch of the Luteitalea sp. genome encodes the following:
- the rpsS gene encoding 30S ribosomal protein S19, translating to MSRSLKKGPFVDTPLLEKVEVMNRAGNKQVIKTWSRRSTVVPEMVGHTIAVHNGKKFVPVYLTENMVGHKLGEFAPTRTFRGHTSKTEKTAGRG from the coding sequence ATGAGTAGATCGCTGAAGAAAGGCCCGTTCGTCGACACGCCCTTGTTGGAGAAGGTCGAGGTCATGAATCGGGCGGGCAACAAGCAGGTGATCAAGACCTGGTCGCGGCGCTCGACGGTCGTGCCGGAGATGGTTGGCCACACGATCGCGGTGCACAACGGCAAGAAGTTCGTGCCGGTGTATCTCACCGAGAACATGGTCGGTCACAAGCTGGGCGAGTTCGCGCCCACCCGCACATTCAGGGGACACACGTCGAAGACCGAGAAAACGGCGGGCAGAGGATAG
- the rplV gene encoding 50S ribosomal protein L22 codes for MEAQATAKYVRTSAQKAGLVLDLIRGRNVPQATATLKFSRKRVARAIEKVLHSAVANAQQKDGFGGDVDQLYVKGCHANQGPSLKRIRPAPMGRAFRVLKRTTHVTIAVAERPAAVRLPDTASKSARPARRGAPRKRAQGSSDRGRAARAKKADA; via the coding sequence ATCGAGGCGCAGGCAACAGCGAAGTACGTCCGCACGTCCGCGCAGAAAGCGGGGCTGGTGCTCGACTTGATTCGCGGCCGCAATGTTCCCCAGGCGACGGCCACGCTCAAGTTCTCGCGGAAGCGTGTGGCACGAGCGATTGAAAAAGTCTTGCACTCTGCGGTGGCCAACGCGCAGCAGAAGGATGGGTTTGGCGGCGACGTGGATCAGCTCTACGTCAAGGGTTGCCATGCCAATCAAGGGCCATCGCTGAAACGGATTCGCCCGGCGCCCATGGGACGGGCGTTTCGGGTGCTCAAGCGGACGACGCACGTGACGATTGCGGTGGCAGAGCGGCCCGCGGCGGTCCGGCTTCCGGACACGGCATCGAAGAGCGCACGACCTGCCCGGCGAGGGGCGCCGCGCAAGCGCGCGCAGGGAAGCTCTGACCGCGGCCGAGCGGCGAGAGCGAAGAAGGCGGACGCATAG
- the rpsC gene encoding 30S ribosomal protein S3, giving the protein MGQKVHPYGFRLGFNKTWQSRWYADKDYAKLLHEDLALRADLKRRFSHAGVAKVEIERAANKLKIDIHTSRPGIIIGRKGTEVDKLKGEVQKRTQREVFINIQEIQKPELDAQLISESVAMQLEKRVAFRRAMRKAVESALRFGARGIKIRVSGRLNGAEIARSEWYLHGQLPLQTLRADIDYGYAVARTTYGVIGVKVWLYKGERVVMRAPREEEYRPGRRAARGA; this is encoded by the coding sequence ATGGGCCAGAAGGTACATCCATACGGCTTTCGGCTGGGGTTCAACAAGACCTGGCAATCGCGCTGGTATGCGGACAAGGACTACGCGAAGCTGCTGCACGAGGACCTCGCGTTGCGCGCGGACCTCAAGCGCCGTTTTTCGCACGCCGGTGTGGCCAAGGTCGAGATCGAGCGCGCCGCCAACAAACTGAAGATCGACATTCACACCTCGCGGCCAGGCATCATCATCGGCCGCAAAGGCACGGAAGTCGACAAGTTGAAGGGCGAGGTGCAGAAGCGCACCCAGCGCGAGGTGTTCATCAACATTCAGGAGATTCAAAAACCGGAGCTCGATGCGCAGCTCATCTCCGAGTCGGTGGCGATGCAGCTCGAGAAGCGCGTGGCGTTCCGGCGGGCGATGCGAAAAGCCGTGGAGTCGGCGCTGCGCTTTGGGGCGCGCGGCATCAAGATCCGCGTCTCGGGGCGGCTGAACGGCGCGGAGATCGCGCGCTCCGAATGGTATCTGCACGGACAGTTGCCGCTGCAGACGCTGCGTGCCGACATCGACTACGGCTACGCCGTCGCGCGCACGACGTATGGCGTCATCGGCGTGAAGGTGTGGCTGTACAAGGGTGAGCGCGTCGTGATGCGCGCGCCCCGCGAGGAAGAGTACCGACCGGGGCGCCGCGCTGCGCGCGGCGCCTGA
- the rplP gene encoding 50S ribosomal protein L16, translating to MLMPKKVKFRKQQRGRMRGKAWRGSEVAFGDFGLKALEPCWLTARQIEAARVAMTRFVKRGGKIWIRVFPDKPLSKKPQETRMGKGKGAPELWVTVVRPGRILFEMEGVAESEARRAMQLAAAKLPIKTRFATRFAAEKAS from the coding sequence ATGTTGATGCCAAAGAAGGTGAAGTTCCGCAAGCAGCAGCGGGGCCGTATGCGCGGGAAGGCATGGCGCGGCTCCGAGGTGGCGTTTGGGGACTTCGGGTTGAAAGCGCTGGAGCCGTGCTGGCTCACGGCGCGGCAGATCGAGGCGGCGCGTGTCGCCATGACGCGGTTCGTGAAGCGCGGCGGCAAGATTTGGATCCGAGTGTTTCCGGACAAGCCGCTCTCGAAGAAGCCGCAGGAGACCCGCATGGGGAAGGGGAAAGGCGCGCCCGAGCTGTGGGTGACGGTTGTCCGGCCCGGGCGGATCCTCTTCGAGATGGAAGGGGTGGCTGAATCGGAAGCGCGGCGCGCCATGCAGCTGGCCGCCGCCAAGCTCCCCATCAAGACGCGGTTCGCGACACGATTTGCGGCGGAGAAGGCGTCATGA
- the rpmC gene encoding 50S ribosomal protein L29, whose amino-acid sequence MKRVAQFQEMGVDALHQRELELGDELFRLRMQKATGQLEKAPKLREVRRDIARVKTLLRQKVSRAGATG is encoded by the coding sequence ATGAAGCGTGTGGCACAGTTCCAGGAGATGGGCGTCGATGCGCTCCACCAGCGAGAGCTAGAGTTGGGCGACGAGCTGTTTCGGCTGCGGATGCAAAAAGCAACCGGGCAACTCGAGAAGGCACCCAAGCTTCGTGAGGTCCGCCGCGATATCGCGCGGGTGAAGACGTTGCTTCGTCAGAAGGTGAGCAGAGCCGGAGCAACAGGCTGA
- the rpsQ gene encoding 30S ribosomal protein S17 yields MAVKTELQGLVVSDKMDKTVVVAVTRRVPHPLYGKIMRRTKKFVAHDAANAAKIGDRVVIIASRPLSRLKRWAVTRIVKPARGM; encoded by the coding sequence ATGGCAGTCAAGACGGAACTCCAAGGGCTCGTCGTCAGCGACAAGATGGACAAGACCGTGGTCGTTGCGGTGACCAGGCGGGTGCCGCATCCCCTCTACGGGAAGATCATGCGGCGGACCAAGAAGTTCGTGGCGCATGACGCGGCGAACGCCGCCAAGATCGGGGACCGCGTGGTCATCATCGCCTCGCGTCCGCTCAGCCGCCTCAAGCGCTGGGCCGTCACCCGGATTGTGAAACCGGCGCGGGGAATGTAG
- the rplN gene encoding 50S ribosomal protein L14: MIQMRTILDVADNSGARKIAVINPLGGSTGSSARLGDIVTASVKEASPDGNVKKGQVVKAVIVRTRKEQRRRDGSYIRFDRNAAVLVNDQGEPIGTRVFGPVARELRERRFMKIVSLAPEVL, from the coding sequence ATGATCCAGATGCGCACGATTCTCGACGTCGCCGATAACTCCGGCGCCCGCAAGATCGCGGTGATCAATCCGCTCGGCGGATCGACCGGAAGCAGTGCACGCCTCGGAGACATCGTCACGGCGTCGGTGAAAGAGGCGTCGCCAGACGGCAACGTCAAGAAGGGGCAGGTGGTCAAGGCGGTCATCGTACGAACGCGGAAGGAGCAGCGCCGCAGGGATGGCAGCTATATCCGATTCGACCGCAATGCCGCCGTCCTCGTGAACGACCAGGGTGAGCCGATCGGCACCCGCGTGTTTGGCCCTGTCGCGCGTGAGCTGCGTGAGCGCCGGTTCATGAAGATCGTTTCTCTGGCGCCGGAGGTTTTGTAG
- the rplX gene encoding 50S ribosomal protein L24 — translation MSRLQTPVRKNDEVVVIAGKDRGRRGRVLRLLPDANRVIVEGVNMVKRHTRPDPRRNVKGGIVEREGPVHASNVMVVDPTTGRATRVGHRVLNDGRKVRIARSSGEVIDR, via the coding sequence ATGTCGCGTTTGCAGACGCCAGTTCGGAAGAACGATGAGGTGGTAGTGATTGCGGGCAAGGACCGCGGCAGGCGAGGCCGTGTTCTACGCCTGCTTCCAGACGCGAATCGTGTGATCGTGGAAGGCGTGAACATGGTCAAGCGGCACACGCGTCCGGATCCGCGGCGCAACGTCAAGGGCGGCATTGTCGAGCGAGAGGGGCCCGTCCACGCGTCCAACGTGATGGTGGTGGATCCGACGACGGGCCGGGCGACGCGTGTCGGCCACCGGGTGCTGAACGATGGCCGCAAGGTGAGAATTGCCCGGAGCAGTGGCGAGGTAATCGACCGATGA
- the rplE gene encoding 50S ribosomal protein L5 yields MSRLKERYLNEVRSALGKEFGYPNVMAIPKVEKVVVNMGLGEATSNAKVIDAASEDLARITGQKSAVTRARKSVAAFKVRQGMPIGARVTLRGARMYEFLDRLVSTALPRVRDFRGISPKGFDGRGNYTLGLRDQLIFPEIDYLKVDKTRGMNVSVVTTAKSDEEARRLLQLLGFPFRAN; encoded by the coding sequence ATGAGCCGGTTGAAGGAGCGGTATCTCAACGAGGTTCGGTCCGCGCTGGGAAAAGAGTTCGGCTACCCGAACGTGATGGCCATCCCCAAGGTCGAGAAAGTGGTGGTCAACATGGGTCTCGGGGAGGCGACGTCGAACGCGAAGGTCATCGACGCGGCGAGCGAGGATCTCGCGCGGATCACGGGCCAGAAGTCGGCAGTCACGCGCGCCCGCAAATCGGTGGCGGCATTCAAAGTGCGGCAGGGCATGCCGATTGGTGCGAGGGTCACGTTGCGTGGTGCGCGCATGTACGAGTTTCTCGATCGGCTCGTGTCGACGGCGCTGCCGCGGGTGCGGGACTTCCGCGGCATTTCGCCGAAGGGGTTCGACGGGCGCGGTAACTATACGCTTGGGTTGCGCGACCAATTGATCTTCCCGGAGATCGACTACCTGAAGGTCGACAAGACACGCGGCATGAATGTGTCGGTCGTGACCACGGCGAAGAGCGACGAGGAGGCCCGAAGGCTGCTGCAGCTCCTTGGCTTCCCGTTCAGGGCGAATTAG
- a CDS encoding type Z 30S ribosomal protein S14, producing the protein MAKESKIAKSKADPKFPNRHRNRCRLCGRSRAYLRKFHLCRLCFRDLALKGEVAGVTKSSW; encoded by the coding sequence ATGGCGAAGGAATCGAAGATCGCGAAGTCGAAGGCAGACCCAAAGTTCCCGAACCGCCACCGAAATCGGTGCCGCTTGTGCGGGAGGAGCCGCGCGTATCTGCGTAAGTTCCATCTCTGCCGCCTCTGCTTCCGTGACTTGGCCCTCAAGGGCGAGGTAGCCGGTGTGACCAAGAGTAGCTGGTAG
- the rpsH gene encoding 30S ribosomal protein S8 — protein sequence MTDPISDMLTRIRNAVHGRLTRVDVPASRLKLEIARILEREGYITAFKVVDAEAVEAPLPVIRITLKYGPRGERALSGLERVSKPGRRVYCGRDEVPHVLGGLGVSILTTSRGIMTGREASSVGVGGEVLCNVW from the coding sequence ATGACTGATCCGATTTCTGACATGCTGACGCGGATTCGGAACGCAGTGCACGGGCGACTCACCCGCGTGGACGTTCCGGCCTCCCGGCTGAAGCTGGAGATCGCCCGGATTCTCGAGCGCGAAGGATATATCACTGCCTTCAAGGTTGTGGATGCAGAAGCCGTGGAGGCACCTCTGCCCGTGATTCGCATCACGTTGAAGTACGGGCCACGAGGCGAGCGCGCCCTTTCGGGTCTCGAACGTGTGAGCAAGCCGGGGCGCCGCGTCTACTGTGGACGTGACGAGGTGCCCCACGTGCTCGGGGGACTCGGTGTCAGCATCCTCACCACGTCGCGCGGCATCATGACGGGTCGTGAAGCCAGCAGCGTCGGCGTGGGCGGCGAGGTGTTGTGTAACGTGTGGTGA
- the rplF gene encoding 50S ribosomal protein L6: MSRIGKKPIPIPANVKIALDNGTVEVQGPKGTLRQRVPNGIRFELHDQQLVAQDPDDGRAGAKFHGLARSLVANAVAGVSEGFKRELDIVGVGYRAEVKGRQVQFALGYSHPVVFDIPEGIEIAVDRNTHVVVSGIDKQRVGQVAANIRALRKPDPYKQKGIRYTGEVLKKKVGKTGA, from the coding sequence ATGTCGCGTATTGGTAAGAAGCCGATTCCTATCCCGGCGAACGTGAAGATCGCGCTCGACAATGGCACTGTCGAGGTGCAGGGGCCCAAGGGGACGTTGCGCCAGCGTGTGCCGAACGGCATCCGGTTCGAGCTGCACGACCAGCAGCTCGTGGCACAGGACCCGGACGACGGACGCGCGGGAGCGAAGTTCCACGGCTTGGCGCGCAGCCTCGTGGCGAACGCCGTGGCCGGCGTGTCCGAGGGCTTCAAGCGGGAGCTCGACATCGTCGGGGTCGGCTACCGCGCCGAGGTGAAGGGCCGGCAGGTGCAGTTCGCGTTGGGCTACTCGCACCCGGTCGTGTTCGACATCCCCGAGGGTATCGAGATCGCGGTCGACAGGAACACCCACGTCGTGGTGTCGGGCATCGACAAGCAACGCGTGGGGCAGGTGGCTGCGAACATTCGGGCACTGCGCAAGCCCGATCCGTACAAGCAGAAAGGGATTCGCTACACGGGCGAGGTGCTGAAGAAGAAGGTCGGGAAGACCGGTGCGTAA
- a CDS encoding 50S ribosomal protein L18 — protein sequence MKIRTKKDRRHRIKLRIRKKMRGTAERPRLVVFRSVAHISVQIVDDSVGRTMAAASSTEPDVRGKLADGARSGNVAGARLIGRVVAERLLERGVKRVVFDRNGFLYHGRVRAVAEAAREAGLEF from the coding sequence ATGAAGATACGAACGAAGAAGGATCGCCGGCACCGCATCAAGCTGCGGATTCGCAAGAAGATGCGTGGGACGGCAGAGCGGCCGCGACTGGTCGTGTTCCGGAGCGTGGCGCACATCTCGGTGCAGATCGTCGATGACTCGGTGGGCCGCACGATGGCCGCCGCCTCGAGCACGGAACCGGACGTACGCGGGAAGCTCGCCGACGGCGCGCGGTCGGGCAACGTGGCGGGCGCGCGCCTCATCGGCCGCGTGGTGGCGGAGCGATTGCTGGAACGGGGTGTGAAGCGAGTGGTCTTCGACCGAAACGGCTTCTTGTATCACGGGCGAGTGCGTGCTGTCGCGGAGGCCGCACGCGAGGCAGGGCTCGAGTTCTAA
- the rpsE gene encoding 30S ribosomal protein S5, producing MEFREKIDPSQLELQDTVVSINRVTKVVKGGKNLSFSALVVVGDGRGHVGYGVGKAKEVPSAIKKGIETAKKGLIRVPLNGSTVTHAVVGHFGSGRVLLKPAPEGTGIIAGGAVRAVVESAGIQNIVTKSLGSANPHNVVRATFAGLMLLKDPVGLARMRGKQAEELVTQGA from the coding sequence ATGGAGTTCCGCGAAAAGATCGATCCAAGCCAGCTCGAGCTGCAGGATACCGTCGTCTCCATCAACCGGGTGACGAAGGTGGTCAAGGGTGGCAAGAACTTGAGCTTCAGCGCCTTGGTTGTCGTTGGTGACGGGCGGGGCCACGTCGGCTACGGTGTTGGGAAGGCGAAAGAAGTGCCGTCAGCGATCAAGAAGGGCATCGAGACGGCGAAGAAAGGGCTCATCCGCGTGCCGCTCAACGGCTCGACCGTCACGCACGCCGTCGTGGGACATTTTGGCTCGGGCCGGGTGCTGCTCAAGCCAGCGCCGGAGGGCACCGGCATCATTGCCGGGGGGGCCGTTCGTGCGGTGGTCGAATCGGCAGGCATCCAGAACATCGTCACCAAGAGCCTCGGGTCGGCGAACCCACACAACGTAGTACGGGCAACTTTTGCTGGCCTGATGCTCCTGAAGGATCCGGTGGGCCTCGCGCGGATGCGCGGCAAGCAGGCCGAAGAGCTCGTGACACAGGGAGCATGA
- the rpmD gene encoding 50S ribosomal protein L30 has protein sequence MTKTSVESTVAPDAARQSDSGALRITLIRSTIGYDRKQATVVRGLGLRRIGHTVVVKDDPSRRGMIAKVRHLVKVDHVSE, from the coding sequence ATGACGAAGACCTCCGTCGAATCCACCGTGGCGCCTGACGCGGCGCGGCAGAGCGACAGCGGAGCGCTGCGGATCACGCTGATACGCAGCACGATTGGTTACGACCGAAAGCAAGCGACGGTGGTGCGCGGTCTTGGCCTGCGGCGCATCGGCCACACGGTCGTTGTGAAGGACGATCCATCCAGACGCGGCATGATTGCCAAGGTGCGCCATCTAGTGAAGGTGGATCATGTTTCTGAGTAG
- the rplO gene encoding 50S ribosomal protein L15, producing the protein MDLSSLKPPEGAKHAAKRIGRGPGSGHGKTAGRGHKGAKSRSGWRTKRGFEGGQMPLHRRLPKRGFHNLFRSEYAVVNLDVLAQAFEAGAEVTPDALRARGLLRGKARPIKVLARGDISVALAVKAHKFSGKAAEKIQAAGGSVETLT; encoded by the coding sequence ATGGATTTGAGCAGTCTCAAGCCGCCGGAGGGCGCCAAGCACGCGGCGAAGCGGATCGGCCGCGGGCCTGGCAGCGGCCACGGAAAGACAGCAGGCCGCGGCCACAAGGGCGCGAAGTCGCGATCCGGGTGGAGGACCAAGCGCGGCTTCGAAGGGGGCCAGATGCCGCTGCATCGTCGCTTGCCGAAGCGCGGCTTTCACAACCTCTTTCGAAGCGAGTACGCCGTGGTGAATCTCGACGTGCTGGCGCAGGCGTTCGAGGCCGGCGCGGAGGTTACGCCCGACGCCCTCCGCGCGCGAGGACTGCTGCGTGGGAAGGCGCGTCCCATCAAGGTGTTGGCTCGCGGTGACATCAGTGTGGCGCTCGCCGTGAAGGCGCACAAGTTCAGCGGCAAGGCTGCCGAGAAGATCCAGGCGGCCGGCGGCTCGGTCGAGACATTGACCTAG